The Lathyrus oleraceus cultivar Zhongwan6 chromosome 5, CAAS_Psat_ZW6_1.0, whole genome shotgun sequence genome includes the window TTCAGCGAGCTATCAACTGATTTTCGGGTTGCTTTACACGCTTGAATATCTCCTGACCTGGAAAGATCACGCAAGGATGCTTCTAGCTTGTCATGTGTTGTTAAGCAAAGGCTAATGATATTATGGATCTGATGAACAGTTGCTTGAACCTGAATGATGAAACAAAAGTTTACTGTGTAAGTACCATAATCAACTGCAAATACTAGATTTTGTATATGTCAACATGATTTACCTCTTCCCATTGGAGCTTTGCCAAATAAGATGCAGAAGTCTTGGAGATTGACAAGTCTGCATGCATGTAGACAATGGAGGCAACAAACAGAAAGAAAAACCCAGAAATCAACATCAATGGCTCCCTGAGCATAGAGAGTCTGTTGAACTTATAATAGACCTGCAATACAGACATTAGTAATCAGTAAGAACTACACCTAACAGATACTAAAATATCGGCCGTTCCACTGCCCCGCTCCCGTTTCATTTTTGGAGATGGCCATGCCTTGCGGCTATCCGATATTGATAACATATGTTTCAAGTATACTTTGTGAAGTTTGGAGATATTTTTATGAAGTATTCATGTTTAAAAATAAAAGCATAAGTCTTAGGCCAAAACATACTTGCAAATGCCAATAAAATTCAATAAAATAACCTTGCTATCCTTAAAATTTTAAGGATAATATCATAGACGGCCGCGTCAGCGTGCCGTAGTTCCGAATCCAATCCCATTATTGCAGTCGTTCCAGCCGAGTCACCCATTTGTGACGGAATGGCACGGTCTGACGCAATTTTCTTGGTTTTGCTGTTCTGTGCCGAGATAACGGCAGGAAAGGCCGAGTTTAATAACATAGCTTCAGTCATAGAAAATAAGCCTTTTATATGTGACTACTGACAGTTAGGTCATTATATATCAAGTTTAACTTATCCTAACAAAACAGATTGGTAAGGTGAGGGGGTGCATCCTTTTTATAAATTATTTTCGGGTCTTATCTTTTTTCAATGTAGTATTTGAATTTTTCTCAATGCACCCATCATGCCTAGTACTATTGACCTTGGCACGTGGAACTTTTGGTGGGCAACCTGAATGGATAGGCTTTGATACTATATTATGGTTTTTTCATTGGACATAAATCAGCCTACAAAACCAACTTGTAAGTTAAGTGATGCTTTTATGAACTATTTTTAAGCTTTATCTCTTTTTATCATGAGACTTAGGTTTTtccaaattaaaaaaaaaaaaaaaaaccaaataTATGAATAACCAATTCAATAATGACAAGTACATGCAATTCTGGATATAATCTTCCATCCTTACCAATCCAGGATAATATCTTTTGTTAAAATAAAATGCTTGTGGATCGTATTAAgttaaaaatgcattttaattgttagTAGCTGGCTAGTTCAATTTTAGAACATTTAGCCTCCACCTAGTTCAATTTTAGACCATTTAGCCTCCAAAAAAGATACAACGGTAATACCTGAAAATGCACATTATGCTCAGGCACGACATTGTTTTTCTCCAGCACAACAACAGGTCTACCAGCAATATCCAAGTGAGAAAACTTTGTCTGCAACAATAATAAGGATGAACTATAAAACCCAAAAAAGGGAAAGGCATAGATATCTATCAGCAATAGTTTAGAAGAAGATATCAAAATAGTATTACCTCGTGCCTTTGTTTCACAGAAAATGGAACAGATGCTGAAGTATCTTTTGAACCCTCTGGCAAAACAACCTGAAAGTTGCAAGCACCGGGCAGATGTGATAGTAAGTCATACATACCTACACCATATATTGCAATGACAACAAACAAAGACAGAGCAGGAAAATTTGCAAAAAATGAACTCTGTAAAACTATTTGGAATTTAGGAATGATTAACAACTCTTATGTCAACAACTAATTACTAATTAGACGCGTACAAAATAAATAGAGTTCACATTTATATTCTCAAAAACTTAATCACAGAAAACTGAAAAGTTAATATTTAGATAAATAAATTCATTTTCCCATGCTATACTTCTAATTACTCTGAAAAATATAAAGGTAAACTATGATGTGCATAACTCACAGACAAACTCTCCAAAGATTGGATTCCAGTTTGCAACAACaacaaaaaaggaaaagaaatttATGACAAGATAAAATGATCACTCACCTTCACAACAAGAGTGTCTATTACCAACTCGATAAAGGGGGAACCAAACGAAATATTAAGGAAGCGCTTTCCATCGATGCCAAACAAGAAGTCCTGAAGTGGCAACCCATATCCAATAGTAAAGGCAGTTTTCCAGCCACCAAAAATTGGATACCTGGGTTCGATCACCAGTTCTGTCTGTAATTTTCAAAGAATTATTATTTTAACAAATGCTAGCAACAGTATTTAAGACTAAACACGTTCATCCAACGTGACAATGTCCACCTTTTTTGAGTCACCCCACAGACTAGAAGTGGAAATGTTGCCTATTTCATCCCTGTAGTACACAGAATGAGCTCTTGGTGGCAGCTTAGCAAAAAGACGCCGAAAGGCTGATGCACCCTTTACATACGGTTTGGTCTGATAGTCAAGCCTGCAGCAGAGAATTAGTTAATATTTCATGTCAAGCTAACATCACAAATAATAATTCAGAATCACAGAAACAGGGTGACCTAGAGAATTCTCCTTTGCTCTGAGCACCGCCATGAACAAGATTATAATGCTCTGTGATCTGCACATTTCCCCAATGGGAAATCTCAATCTCCCGTACCAACTCTTTAGCAACGGCAAACGGCTGATTATTCTCAAAGTGGATAACAATTGGCAAGTACGAATATGGAGGAAGATTCTCATATGGACCATATTTCAATTCAGAACCCTGAAGTTTTGTATTTTCCAATTTTGAGTAGGACTCTATCCTAGCCTCGGGTAATTTAACAGTGAGTGATTGAGCCTTCACGGGATAAGGAGAAAGATACTGCGCAGTCTCTTGAAACAGCAGAAGCTGGATGTCGGCCTGAGTAATTTTCTCCGGAAACGGTTGCAAAATGTGAGTAAAAACCGCCAAGACATCCAATGTCAGAGTCTCTCCCTTGGCAAGGCCTTTAGGTAAAGTTACTGAATAAATTTTCAAGGAAGCGGGAGCATCTTTCGGCTGGACAATTTCATAAGGTAAACCAGCACCAGAAGAGGATTTCGCCTTTCCTTTTCCTTCCTTAAGTGCTGCTTTCAAATATGCCAAGTAATTTGCATGGCTATCAGGAAAAGCCAACAAGATTTCTGATACAGTATCAGATCCTGCATTCTCTACCTGAGGAAGATAATATGAAGAAaagtaaatcaaaatatcaaaggaaataaGATGCATCGTGTTCAGAgcaattaaaaatcaagaaacAATATAAAATAGGAACGATATTTGAACACCTTTAGAGAAGTAATGGTGCGGACAATTTGTGATGATAGATCAATCTGCAAAGAATAAGAAAACAATGGTAAGAAGAAGCAACATACACCGGCGATATATAGTAGATCGGAGAAATTGAAATGAAGCGATTTCGGTAGATTCTGGATTTGTGAATAGAATGTAGAGAAAACGGAAGAAGATCGAAACGAAACCCTAAACGGTGAAATGAAAGGGATGGGAGGACTTACACGACGGTCAACCTTGGTGAGGATTAGATCGGAGGTGGATAGAACATGCGAGGATAGGGATAGAATGGTAAATGCGAAGAGAAACGGAAACAGATTCAACCTCATCGTCGTTGTTCTCTTCTTCCGGTGATGGATCAACTCATTCAGTGAGTACTGAATCGAAACGCTCTTTACTCAGTGAACCAAATAACCCCAGCGATTGCAAAATAGTTACTGATACTGTGTTGTTCTTGTTCGAATGTTACCTTGTCATTTACCATTTTGCACCATTGTAATAAATTATTTACTTTTTAATGAATTGTTTTTTTATATAAAttaatgaattaaatgttttatTTGAGTTATACATGATTCcctttatttctttttaattttctCTTTTTGGTTTTTCTGGCATATAAAAAAAAGTTAATAATTTTTATTACTTTTCAAATAATGATTGTCTTCTTTCTAATTTATTCGACCTTTATCTCtctttaataaataattaaaagtaattttaataAAACAATAATTAATGTCACcttaaattttaaaataacaAATAAAAAGAAACAAATGTTTATTTTAAAAATGTTAAAAAGAAATGAAGGGAGTATCATTTATTAAAATACCCTTAATAATAAAgtaaaatttaattaataaatatatgatagaaaaaaataataaatgtTGCATTGAAAATGTAAAAATGACAATTATTTtgagacaaagaaaaattgtaAACCAAACACTTTTATGAGAAAGTGGGAGTACTTTTTTGTCGGTATATTTTATTCGAAATTAATTTTAGTTCTTAACTTAAACATAATCATCCAACCTTTTAAATAGTATGAAATTAATCTTTTTCATTCAAATGACAATGTTGGTTAGTTTTTGTTGACATGAAATATTAATCTTTTGTGATTAATTTAATAAAGAAAAAATCCGACACTAAATAGGTTTATGAGCTTTTAAtatcatcttcatctttttcaTTATTTCAGAGATTCAACTAAAATTCCAAACAATAGAAAATTTAAAAGTAGAAAATTGCATTGAAATGTATATCTAATTTGATCACACATTAACATATAATTAGGGATGAAAAACGACAATGTCCTCCCTAACACCATAAACCTCAAAACTTGATTAACAAAATTTACACGACAATTTAAGGTGTCATCAATGACAACCCTTCAAAAATATATCAACCAATTGAAACTATGCAGCGGA containing:
- the LOC127079813 gene encoding dolichyl-diphosphooligosaccharide--protein glycosyltransferase subunit 1A, which codes for MRLNLFPFLFAFTILSLSSHVLSTSDLILTKVDRRIDLSSQIVRTITSLKVENAGSDTVSEILLAFPDSHANYLAYLKAALKEGKGKAKSSSGAGLPYEIVQPKDAPASLKIYSVTLPKGLAKGETLTLDVLAVFTHILQPFPEKITQADIQLLLFQETAQYLSPYPVKAQSLTVKLPEARIESYSKLENTKLQGSELKYGPYENLPPYSYLPIVIHFENNQPFAVAKELVREIEISHWGNVQITEHYNLVHGGAQSKGEFSRLDYQTKPYVKGASAFRRLFAKLPPRAHSVYYRDEIGNISTSSLWGDSKKTELVIEPRYPIFGGWKTAFTIGYGLPLQDFLFGIDGKRFLNISFGSPFIELVIDTLVVKVVLPEGSKDTSASVPFSVKQRHETKFSHLDIAGRPVVVLEKNNVVPEHNVHFQVYYKFNRLSMLREPLMLISGFFFLFVASIVYMHADLSISKTSASYLAKLQWEEVQATVHQIHNIISLCLTTHDKLEASLRDLSRSGDIQACKATRKSVDSSLKEITKELKSPVAFLQSSPQATPILPKVEEVIAKERDLQEKLMAKHSTVVDCYEKKLGGREIENRIASHQQKITALRQEIDYLLELIDEI